A window from Plasmodium gaboni strain SY75 chromosome 9, whole genome shotgun sequence encodes these proteins:
- a CDS encoding cAMP-dependent protein kinase catalytic subunit: MQFIKNLHLNKKKDSDSSEQVLTNKKNKMKYEDFNFIRTLGTGSFGRVILATYKNGNYPPVAIKRFEKCKIIRQKQVDHVFSERKILNYINHPFCVNLHGSFKDDSYLYLVLEFVIGGEFFTFLRRNKRFPNDVGCFYAAQIVLIFEYLQSLNIVYRDLKPENLLLDKDGFIKMTDFGFAKIVETRTYTLCGTPEYIAPEILLNVGHGKAADWWTLGIFIYEILVGCPPFYANEPLLIYQKILEGIIYFPKFLDNNCKHLMKKLLSHDLTKRYGNLKKGAQNVKEHPWFSNIDWVNLLNKNVEVPYKPKYKNIFDSSNFERVQEDLTIADKITNENDPFYDW, encoded by the exons ATGCAGTTCATTAAAAATTTgcatttaaataaaaagaagGACAGTGATTCTAGTGAACAAGTTTTAActaataagaaaaataaaatgaaatatgAAGATTTTAATTTCATTCGTACACTTGGAACGg GTTCCTTTGGTAGAGTTATTCTAGCTACCTATAAAAACGGAAACTATCCACCAGTAGCCATTAAACGTTTTGAAAAGTGTAAAATTATAAGACAAAAACAAGTCGATCATGTTTTTTCAGagagaaaaatattaaattatataaatcatcCATTTTGT GTAAATTTACATGGATCATTCAAAGATGActcttatttatatttagTCCTTGAATTCGTAATTGGTGGAGaattttttacatttttaagaagaaataaaagatTTCCTAATGATGTTGGATGTTTTTATGCAGCTCAGATTGTTCTAATTTTTGAATACTTGCAAAGTTTAAATATTGTTTATAG AGATTTGAAGCCTGAAAATTTATTACTTGATAAAGACGgatttataaaaatgacTGATTTTGGATTTGCTAAAATTGTCGAAACGAGAACTTATACTTTATGTGGAACTCCAGAATATATCGCTCCTGAAATTTTATTGAATGTCGGACATGGAAAAGCC GCTGACTGGTGGACTTTAggtatttttatatacgAAATATTAGTTGGATGTCCCCCTTTTTATGCGAATGAACCCTTATTAATTTATCAGAAAATATTAGAGggtataatatatttccCTAAATTTTTAGATAACAATTGCAAACATTTGATGAAGAAATTGTTGTCTCATGATTTAACAAAAAGGTATGgtaatttaaaaaaaggaGCTCAAAATGTTAAAGAACACCCATGGTTTAGTAATATTGATTGGGTAAATTTGttgaataaaaatgttGAGGTTCCATATAAACctaaatataaaaatatctttGATTCCTCCAATTTTGAGAGGGTACAAGAAGATTTAACTATAGCtgataaaataacaaatgaaaatgatCCATTTTATGATTGGTAG